One window of the Archaeoglobus sulfaticallidus PM70-1 genome contains the following:
- a CDS encoding cupredoxin domain-containing protein has protein sequence MKIFWEIVALSLVVLALALPLALLSMDREFLAEENGTVVIRAYIAEAGGFKPNLVVVEKGQKVRLIVESMDVVHGFTIPSLGINTGPIDVGKRKVIEFVAEKEGIYFFGCSVRCSPYHFFMRGIIIVK, from the coding sequence ATGAAAATTTTCTGGGAGATAGTAGCTTTATCGCTTGTTGTTCTCGCTTTGGCATTACCTCTCGCACTTTTGAGCATGGACAGAGAGTTCTTAGCTGAAGAGAACGGCACGGTTGTGATACGGGCTTACATAGCAGAGGCTGGAGGCTTTAAGCCAAACCTCGTTGTGGTTGAGAAGGGGCAGAAAGTGAGACTCATTGTGGAAAGCATGGATGTCGTTCACGGCTTCACAATTCCAAGCTTGGGCATCAACACCGGACCTATAGATGTTGGAAAGAGAAAGGTAATTGAATTCGTGGCAGAAAAGGAAGGTATATACTTTTTCGGATGCTCCGTGCGGTGCAGTCCCTACCACTTCTTCATGCGGGGGATTATAATTGTAAAATAA
- a CDS encoding heavy metal translocating P-type ATPase, whose translation MKKCKLKNLDCASCAVKIEEELKKLEGVRFASVNFSTSELVVDTEDIEKVIETIKKVEPEVEIIDLDEDGKEREKDEGVSKKEIIPIVVSAILFILGVTLEGFLHPIPAAEYTVLLSAYLIVGWRVLWKAARNLTKGIVSDENFLLSLATIGAIAIHEMPEAVGVMLFFRVGELFQDIAVGRSRRSIKALLEIKPTFANLKVDGKTVRAKPEDVKVGDLIVVRPGEKIPLDGVVVKGTSVVDTSALTGESKPSSVAEGDEVLSGMVNMSGLLTVRVTKPFSDSTVSRILQLVEEAGSRKARAEKFITRFARYYTPAVIAMAVSIAALPPLILGEPFTTWIYRALVLLVISCPCALVLSVPLSYFASIGKAAREGILIKGANFIDALRSTRIVAFDKTGTLTKGSFRVAEVVAKNGFSKENVLKFAALVEMHSNHPIAKSIIDAYGEIGGSVKSYKELAGRGVRAEIDDYTIIAGNDALMHEMNIEHDSCDVEGTVVHVAVNGVYAGYIIVSDQLKDDAREAVEDLKELGCRVVMVTGDSREIAERVASQLGVDEYYAELLPEDKVRVIEGLKAEDGIVAFAGDGINDAPVIARADVGIAMGGLGSEAAIEVADVVIMDDKPSKVARSIRLSQRTQRIVWQNISFALAVKGFFIAFGSLGIATMWEAVFADVGVTLIAVLNSMRILR comes from the coding sequence ATGAAGAAGTGCAAGCTGAAGAACCTTGACTGTGCAAGCTGTGCTGTTAAAATAGAGGAGGAGCTGAAAAAACTGGAAGGCGTAAGGTTCGCTTCTGTAAATTTCTCCACTTCCGAGCTTGTTGTTGATACAGAGGACATCGAGAAAGTCATTGAAACCATAAAGAAAGTGGAACCAGAAGTTGAAATCATAGATCTCGATGAGGATGGTAAGGAAAGAGAGAAGGATGAAGGAGTATCTAAAAAAGAAATCATTCCGATTGTTGTCTCTGCGATTCTGTTCATCTTAGGAGTAACCCTAGAAGGTTTTCTACACCCAATTCCCGCAGCTGAATACACCGTACTTCTTTCAGCCTACCTAATAGTTGGCTGGAGAGTTCTCTGGAAGGCCGCCAGAAACCTTACAAAGGGAATTGTATCTGACGAGAACTTTCTTCTGAGCTTAGCTACCATAGGTGCCATTGCGATCCATGAAATGCCCGAAGCTGTTGGTGTTATGCTCTTCTTCAGAGTGGGGGAACTCTTCCAGGATATCGCAGTGGGAAGGTCCAGGCGCTCAATAAAAGCCCTGCTGGAAATAAAGCCTACCTTTGCAAACCTGAAGGTTGATGGGAAAACAGTAAGGGCAAAGCCGGAGGATGTGAAGGTTGGAGATCTCATTGTTGTCAGGCCCGGAGAGAAAATACCTTTGGATGGTGTTGTGGTTAAAGGCACTTCAGTGGTTGATACCTCTGCCTTAACTGGTGAATCAAAGCCAAGCAGTGTTGCCGAAGGAGATGAAGTCCTTTCAGGTATGGTGAACATGAGCGGTCTTCTTACAGTAAGAGTTACAAAGCCATTCAGCGATTCAACTGTCTCAAGAATACTCCAGCTTGTAGAGGAGGCGGGAAGCAGAAAGGCAAGAGCTGAAAAATTTATAACCCGTTTTGCCCGTTATTACACACCTGCAGTTATAGCCATGGCTGTAAGCATTGCAGCACTTCCACCGCTGATACTTGGTGAACCGTTTACTACATGGATCTATCGTGCCCTCGTTTTGCTCGTCATTTCATGCCCCTGCGCCCTCGTGTTGTCTGTTCCTCTCAGCTACTTCGCCTCCATTGGCAAAGCTGCCAGAGAGGGAATACTGATCAAGGGTGCCAATTTTATCGATGCCCTGAGATCTACAAGAATTGTCGCTTTCGATAAAACTGGAACGCTTACGAAAGGTAGTTTCAGGGTTGCAGAGGTTGTGGCGAAGAATGGATTTAGCAAGGAAAATGTGCTAAAGTTTGCTGCTCTCGTTGAGATGCATTCGAACCATCCCATCGCCAAGTCGATAATCGACGCATATGGGGAGATAGGTGGCTCGGTGAAGAGTTATAAAGAACTTGCAGGAAGAGGCGTTAGAGCAGAAATTGATGACTACACGATAATAGCCGGTAACGATGCTCTGATGCATGAAATGAATATAGAACACGACTCGTGTGATGTTGAAGGGACAGTTGTTCATGTTGCTGTCAATGGGGTTTATGCTGGATATATAATTGTGTCAGATCAGCTGAAAGACGATGCGAGGGAGGCGGTGGAGGATCTGAAAGAACTTGGATGTAGAGTTGTGATGGTCACCGGAGATAGCAGAGAGATCGCCGAAAGAGTCGCTTCTCAGCTGGGTGTTGATGAATATTATGCCGAACTGCTTCCTGAGGATAAAGTGAGGGTTATAGAGGGACTTAAAGCTGAAGATGGCATTGTAGCTTTTGCTGGAGACGGTATAAACGATGCTCCAGTCATAGCCAGAGCAGATGTTGGTATAGCAATGGGGGGACTCGGGAGTGAAGCTGCAATTGAGGTAGCTGATGTCGTCATAATGGATGATAAGCCATCGAAAGTAGCGAGATCCATCAGGCTTTCGCAGCGTACACAGCGCATAGTCTGGCAGAACATAAGCTTTGCTCTGGCTGTAAAGGGATTTTTCATAGCCTTTGGATCTCTTGGAATAGCAACAATGTGGGAGGCGGTCTTTGCCGATGTTGGTGTCACTCTCATTGCTGTCCTCAACTCAATGAGAATTTTAAGGTGA
- a CDS encoding 4Fe-4S binding protein, translated as MVKKAILPVLSVMLVLLISNANAQIVNAQAEKSFRDSPTKIVYIEAFQFGFTVRAIQEGSELKVYPKGSEPSVLEVNKGDRVLFRVISRDVTHGFYIDGYTPSPSDQKIFVLPGRVLEVGPITFDREGKFKLRCSVTCGPLHPFMVMDIVVKPNIPYHILIISTLAVGGFTLLYLQRKPENKLLGGHEREVDILKARFIGPILEKILKWRGLQLSLILPSIFFFTLVIVAGFFGNPTGNRNFSIAVVWILWFAIVEFTILFAGRFWCAACPIPVLGEWIARRRIVGVSELKIKRRWPRAFNNMWVSVIGFFVLSLFLPWLVTRPLVTAVVFLTLVIAATLLYTLYPGRYFCRHICPASGYIGYHSNVSILSVRSRDREICRSHKSKDCIKGNSKGYGCPWKLYPGGNCENTYCGECFECIKSCPKNNMTVKIRMIGKDLPKIAAKAKNRFDEAWMGFTRFVLAIFYELIFFGSYYWLKDWGNMSNVYGANLETARLLIPPPWGVINWIKWALLVSTLALVAYPAVFYAFSWISKKVADTRMPAKQIFLSFSYALAPYGLFVWIAFAVSLLAVFWAYPLTAFSDPFGWGWNFGTEFEWSPLYPEWLPFLQAPLIFTGLALAIITTYSIAKELFGEHHRAFRATAVVSLLHIISALILIKVIAG; from the coding sequence ATGGTTAAAAAGGCAATCTTACCAGTTTTATCCGTTATGCTCGTCCTGTTGATTTCAAATGCTAACGCTCAAATTGTTAACGCTCAGGCTGAAAAAAGTTTCAGGGATTCTCCAACCAAGATAGTATACATTGAAGCATTTCAATTTGGATTTACTGTAAGGGCTATCCAAGAAGGCTCTGAACTGAAAGTATATCCTAAAGGTTCGGAACCCAGTGTTTTAGAAGTTAATAAGGGAGATAGAGTTCTATTCAGAGTAATTTCAAGGGATGTCACCCATGGTTTCTATATTGATGGCTACACACCCTCACCCTCGGATCAAAAGATCTTTGTGTTGCCGGGTAGAGTTCTGGAAGTCGGTCCAATAACTTTTGACAGGGAAGGAAAGTTCAAGCTTCGCTGCTCTGTAACCTGCGGGCCGCTGCATCCATTTATGGTTATGGACATAGTGGTCAAGCCGAACATACCCTACCACATCCTCATAATATCCACGCTCGCGGTAGGTGGATTTACGCTACTGTACCTTCAGAGAAAACCCGAAAATAAACTGCTTGGAGGTCACGAAAGGGAGGTTGACATACTCAAAGCGAGGTTTATTGGTCCTATACTTGAAAAGATCCTCAAATGGAGAGGACTCCAGCTCTCGCTAATTCTACCCAGTATCTTCTTCTTCACTCTCGTTATTGTAGCCGGTTTCTTTGGAAACCCCACAGGTAATAGAAATTTTTCGATTGCTGTGGTTTGGATTCTCTGGTTTGCAATCGTAGAGTTCACAATACTTTTTGCGGGAAGATTCTGGTGTGCAGCATGCCCCATCCCTGTACTTGGTGAGTGGATTGCGAGAAGAAGAATCGTTGGTGTCAGCGAGCTCAAAATAAAAAGGAGGTGGCCAAGGGCTTTTAACAACATGTGGGTATCTGTTATCGGGTTCTTCGTACTCTCTCTATTCCTCCCATGGCTCGTAACAAGACCGCTCGTAACAGCAGTGGTATTTTTAACCCTTGTTATTGCTGCAACGCTGCTCTACACCCTATATCCGGGGAGGTACTTCTGCCGGCACATATGTCCGGCAAGCGGCTACATCGGATATCACTCCAATGTCTCCATTTTATCAGTTAGATCGAGAGATAGAGAGATCTGCCGATCTCACAAAAGTAAAGACTGTATCAAAGGGAATTCAAAGGGCTATGGATGCCCATGGAAGCTCTATCCTGGCGGAAACTGTGAGAACACTTACTGCGGGGAGTGCTTTGAGTGCATTAAATCCTGTCCTAAAAACAACATGACGGTGAAAATCAGAATGATTGGAAAAGACCTTCCAAAAATTGCTGCAAAAGCGAAAAACAGATTTGATGAGGCCTGGATGGGTTTCACAAGGTTTGTACTAGCTATATTCTATGAGCTAATCTTCTTCGGATCATACTACTGGCTGAAAGACTGGGGGAATATGAGCAACGTTTACGGTGCGAACCTCGAAACTGCAAGACTGTTAATCCCTCCACCGTGGGGAGTTATTAACTGGATCAAGTGGGCATTGCTCGTTTCAACACTCGCACTCGTTGCCTATCCAGCAGTTTTCTATGCCTTCTCATGGATTTCCAAAAAGGTCGCTGACACCAGAATGCCTGCAAAGCAGATTTTCCTCTCTTTCAGCTATGCTCTTGCTCCTTACGGACTCTTTGTATGGATAGCATTCGCGGTATCACTGCTCGCAGTATTCTGGGCTTACCCGCTAACAGCTTTTTCAGACCCGTTTGGCTGGGGATGGAATTTTGGTACAGAATTTGAATGGAGTCCGCTTTATCCTGAATGGCTTCCTTTCCTTCAGGCTCCCCTGATATTTACTGGACTCGCACTTGCAATAATCACTACATATAGCATAGCGAAAGAGCTGTTCGGTGAGCATCACAGGGCTTTCAGGGCAACAGCAGTGGTGAGCTTATTGCATATCATTTCTGCTCTGATCCTGATAAAAGTTATTGCGGGGTGA
- a CDS encoding helix-turn-helix transcriptional regulator, with translation MSGKLQVKSISELNNAEFVLLIGGAFFLFTSFLLFPNLHHYMMMGPYYMSYLPFILGLLGLAMIILSLVKTSSSEVSNLERDTNLKNHEENQNERKDNEKLSVALRLLNDDEAKILRIIHDNEGITQDSLHFRTGFSQSKISMIMKKLEERDLIVRERFGKTYKIYLSEWLRDCKNR, from the coding sequence ATGTCTGGGAAACTTCAGGTAAAAAGCATATCAGAGCTTAATAATGCAGAATTTGTTTTGTTAATTGGTGGAGCCTTCTTTCTATTCACTTCGTTCCTTCTTTTTCCGAATCTACACCACTATATGATGATGGGGCCGTACTACATGAGTTACCTACCATTCATTCTTGGACTTCTGGGGCTTGCGATGATAATTCTCTCACTTGTGAAAACTTCAAGCTCGGAAGTGAGCAATTTGGAGAGAGACACGAATCTGAAAAATCATGAAGAGAATCAAAATGAGCGAAAAGATAATGAGAAGCTTAGCGTCGCTCTCAGACTTCTCAACGATGATGAAGCCAAGATTCTGAGAATCATACACGATAATGAAGGAATAACTCAGGATTCGCTGCACTTCAGGACGGGATTCTCACAGTCAAAAATTTCAATGATAATGAAAAAACTCGAAGAGAGGGATCTGATAGTCAGAGAGAGATTCGGTAAGACTTACAAAATATATTTGAGTGAGTGGTTAAGGGATTGCAAAAATAGGTAA
- a CDS encoding class I SAM-dependent methyltransferase yields MRVQAKVGEDRKRYNRIAAIYEIAEAPMELFLSKKWRKYLFERINPCEGDRILEIGVGTGKNVPYYRDGHYIAVDISEKMIFKAKERVRNSTKDVQLIVSDAESLPFKDDVFDIVFTTFVFCSVENPIKGLKEAYRVLKPDGRAFFLEHMLPKNRLIQPIFHLLNPIARMMGPEINRKTDENIRKAGFSIVKEEHLLGTVFRLVEAEKV; encoded by the coding sequence GTGAGAGTTCAAGCGAAGGTAGGAGAAGACAGGAAAAGGTACAACAGAATAGCAGCAATTTATGAGATTGCCGAGGCACCAATGGAACTCTTTTTATCTAAAAAATGGAGAAAGTACCTTTTCGAGAGAATCAACCCCTGTGAGGGCGATCGAATACTGGAGATTGGAGTTGGAACAGGGAAAAATGTCCCGTATTACAGGGATGGACACTATATCGCTGTAGATATAAGCGAGAAAATGATTTTTAAGGCTAAGGAGAGAGTGAGAAACTCCACCAAAGATGTGCAACTCATTGTCAGTGATGCAGAATCACTACCTTTTAAAGATGATGTCTTCGACATCGTTTTCACAACTTTTGTCTTCTGCTCTGTGGAGAATCCGATAAAGGGTTTGAAGGAAGCATACAGAGTTCTCAAACCAGATGGCAGAGCTTTCTTCCTCGAACACATGTTGCCCAAGAATCGTTTAATCCAGCCGATCTTTCATCTGCTGAACCCCATTGCGAGAATGATGGGTCCTGAGATAAACAGGAAGACGGACGAAAATATAAGAAAGGCAGGGTTCAGCATAGTAAAAGAGGAGCATCTTTTAGGCACAGTTTTCAGACTAGTTGAAGCAGAAAAAGTCTGA
- a CDS encoding YHS domain-containing protein: protein MFCRHSRHKHETETNDKTKDPVCGMVIDREKAVSKSEYMGKTYYFCSLDCKKTFDENPEKYLKKRSSASGHSCC from the coding sequence ATGTTCTGCAGGCACTCCCGACACAAACACGAAACGGAGACGAATGACAAAACAAAAGATCCAGTTTGTGGCATGGTAATAGACAGAGAAAAGGCAGTCAGTAAATCAGAATATATGGGTAAAACATACTACTTCTGCTCTCTTGACTGCAAAAAGACTTTCGATGAGAATCCTGAGAAGTATCTAAAAAAGAGATCGAGTGCATCAGGACACAGCTGCTGTTGA
- a CDS encoding MFS transporter, producing the protein MFTVTNYIKNRKTILTISFSRLSDALGGGAVYFALPLLIAEINETEIPNAFLSGIVIAIWGIIATLVQPVLGFFIDRYGRVKKILFSGLLLTTLVLYSYTFVRDLLSLISVRVALGFTEAMVMVSSVVIIASISKKSNRGENFGLFYTVTDIGFAVSPVLAGFLLEFYGFNEVFVSGALLTLVSAVLVLKLVPKVDKINVNDRGNEKPSPEIFVISLSLFFTICALSSYVPLEESFFKYMALTPLTFGITYSAYIITRTFFNTPAGNLSDKIGRKKIFVIGTILLGLSTIAVPFCKNFEQFVILRTLQGVLVAFVYSPATALVADKSEQNLGLGMSITNSSLTLGLAFGPIIAGFLGGYIGFQSPFYIFGFLIVLSGILSQLRVSEEFKFKLD; encoded by the coding sequence ATGTTCACCGTAACAAATTATATCAAAAACCGGAAAACAATACTTACCATATCATTTTCAAGATTATCAGATGCTCTTGGAGGGGGTGCAGTTTACTTCGCCTTGCCACTGCTAATAGCAGAAATAAATGAAACTGAAATTCCTAATGCTTTTCTTTCCGGAATTGTTATTGCCATCTGGGGGATAATTGCGACTCTTGTCCAGCCAGTACTGGGGTTTTTCATTGATAGGTATGGTAGAGTAAAGAAGATACTTTTCTCAGGACTGCTTTTAACCACACTTGTTCTTTATTCCTACACGTTCGTTAGAGACCTTCTCTCACTGATTTCTGTAAGAGTTGCTCTTGGTTTTACAGAAGCTATGGTTATGGTCTCATCCGTGGTAATAATCGCTTCAATCTCTAAAAAAAGTAATAGAGGAGAAAATTTTGGTTTGTTTTATACTGTGACTGATATTGGATTTGCTGTCTCACCTGTTCTCGCTGGATTCTTGCTTGAATTTTATGGATTTAATGAAGTCTTTGTTTCAGGAGCTTTACTCACTTTAGTAAGTGCAGTACTTGTTTTGAAGCTAGTTCCAAAAGTTGATAAAATCAATGTAAATGACAGAGGGAATGAGAAACCATCACCTGAGATTTTTGTCATCTCCCTCTCCCTTTTCTTTACAATATGTGCCCTCTCCTCATATGTTCCTCTTGAAGAGTCGTTTTTTAAATACATGGCATTAACCCCATTAACATTTGGAATTACATATTCAGCATATATAATTACAAGAACGTTTTTTAACACTCCAGCAGGAAATTTAAGTGATAAAATTGGGAGAAAAAAGATTTTTGTTATCGGAACAATCCTGCTTGGATTATCAACAATCGCTGTACCCTTTTGCAAAAATTTTGAGCAGTTTGTAATTCTAAGAACTCTGCAGGGAGTGTTAGTTGCATTTGTTTATTCTCCCGCAACAGCCCTTGTAGCTGATAAAAGTGAACAGAACCTAGGACTGGGTATGAGCATAACGAATTCCTCTCTAACCCTTGGACTTGCCTTTGGGCCAATAATAGCCGGATTTCTTGGAGGATATATTGGATTTCAGTCTCCATTCTATATTTTTGGTTTTCTTATAGTTCTATCCGGTATTCTCTCTCAGCTCAGGGTTTCAGAAGAATTTAAATTTAAGCTGGATTAA
- a CDS encoding heavy metal translocating P-type ATPase — translation MEKKNIKITGMSCASCVKAIETALRKLEGVENVSVNLATESAYVEYDPSKISLEKMIETIKSIGYSVLEDEKAITVKIGGMSCAMCAKSIETTVSKLPGVKSVSVNLSTESARIIFDSSTTSLEDIKQAIESVGYRFLGVEGEEKSKEEGEDHITQMKRRLFFAAATGAVLLILTYGRFIGLSVPYNSWIQLILATPVMLYSGRSMFSAAARALRNRMLNMDVMYSMGVGSAFAASVLSTLGFLPEDYLFFETSVLLLAFLLLGRTLEAVAKGKTSEAIKKLMGLQAKTAVVVRDGREIVVSVEDVKVGDIVIVKPGEKIPVDGVVIEGESYVDESMITGEPTPNLKKVSDEVIAATINKNSFLKIRATRVGKDTLLAQIIKLVEEAVGSKPPIQRLADKIVTYFIPAVLTIAVGSFVYWYFIADAPAIFAFTTLVAVLVIACPCAFGLATPTALTVGMGKGAELGILIKHGEALEIARKVSIVVFDKTGTLTKGRPEVTDVTAFDGSEKEVLKIAAIAEKRSEHPLAEAIVRKAEAEKISVEEPEKFEIIAGKGVVASFNGNRILVGSRKLMVENGLAVDKKVEDALQKLEMEAKTAILVASNDRIVGVIGIADTLKESALEAIDELHKMGKKVAMITGDNKRTATVIAKKLGIDFVLAEILPHQKAEEVKRLQESGEIVAFVGDGINDAPALAQADLGIAIGSGTDIAIESGEIVLMRDDLRDVVAAIQLSEKTLNKIKQNLFWAMIYNSMLIPAAAGLLYPIFGVVFRPEWAGAAMAMSSVSVVTNSLLMKNYIPPVRKFRK, via the coding sequence ATGGAGAAGAAAAACATCAAGATTACGGGAATGAGTTGTGCATCGTGCGTTAAAGCTATCGAAACCGCCCTAAGGAAGCTCGAAGGAGTTGAGAATGTATCTGTCAATCTCGCTACTGAATCAGCCTATGTTGAATATGATCCTTCCAAGATCAGTCTTGAAAAGATGATTGAGACCATAAAAAGTATAGGCTACAGCGTTTTAGAAGACGAGAAAGCCATAACTGTGAAGATAGGTGGAATGAGCTGTGCCATGTGTGCTAAATCCATAGAAACCACTGTAAGCAAACTGCCTGGAGTTAAGAGTGTCAGCGTTAACCTTTCCACAGAATCTGCTCGAATCATTTTTGATTCATCAACTACAAGCTTGGAAGATATAAAACAGGCGATAGAGAGCGTCGGCTACAGGTTCCTCGGGGTTGAAGGAGAAGAGAAGAGTAAAGAGGAAGGGGAAGATCATATCACGCAGATGAAGAGAAGACTTTTCTTCGCCGCTGCAACAGGAGCAGTTCTCCTCATTCTGACCTATGGGAGATTTATCGGCCTAAGTGTACCTTACAACAGCTGGATACAGCTGATTCTCGCAACACCCGTGATGCTTTACTCTGGCAGGAGCATGTTTTCAGCGGCAGCAAGAGCTCTCAGAAACAGAATGCTGAACATGGATGTTATGTATTCAATGGGTGTTGGAAGTGCTTTTGCAGCAAGTGTCCTCTCAACTCTCGGCTTTCTACCGGAAGACTATCTCTTCTTCGAGACCTCAGTCCTGCTTTTAGCCTTCCTTTTACTCGGCAGAACTCTGGAGGCGGTTGCGAAAGGGAAAACAAGTGAGGCTATAAAGAAGCTGATGGGTCTGCAGGCAAAGACAGCAGTTGTGGTCAGAGATGGTAGAGAAATTGTTGTGTCAGTTGAGGATGTTAAAGTTGGAGACATCGTAATAGTCAAACCGGGAGAAAAAATACCTGTTGACGGTGTGGTAATAGAGGGAGAAAGCTATGTTGACGAGTCGATGATCACAGGCGAACCAACTCCAAATCTCAAGAAGGTTAGCGATGAGGTCATCGCAGCTACAATAAACAAGAACAGCTTTCTGAAGATAAGAGCTACAAGAGTCGGGAAGGATACACTGCTTGCACAGATCATAAAACTGGTGGAGGAGGCAGTGGGCAGCAAGCCTCCGATACAGAGATTAGCTGATAAAATAGTTACTTACTTCATTCCAGCGGTTCTGACAATAGCAGTTGGCTCTTTTGTCTACTGGTATTTCATCGCCGATGCTCCGGCAATATTCGCCTTCACAACCCTCGTTGCAGTTCTGGTAATAGCATGTCCCTGTGCTTTTGGTTTAGCAACACCTACAGCTTTAACTGTTGGAATGGGTAAGGGTGCAGAGCTCGGAATACTGATAAAGCATGGAGAAGCTCTTGAGATTGCAAGAAAAGTAAGTATCGTTGTCTTTGACAAGACGGGCACTCTTACAAAAGGCAGGCCGGAAGTTACAGATGTGACAGCTTTCGATGGAAGCGAAAAGGAAGTGTTGAAAATCGCCGCGATAGCAGAAAAGAGAAGCGAACATCCGCTGGCAGAAGCGATAGTGCGGAAGGCTGAAGCTGAGAAAATAAGTGTTGAAGAGCCTGAGAAGTTCGAGATTATCGCAGGTAAGGGGGTCGTTGCCTCGTTCAATGGTAATCGCATACTGGTTGGCAGCAGAAAACTGATGGTTGAAAACGGGCTTGCCGTTGATAAGAAGGTGGAGGATGCTTTACAGAAACTTGAAATGGAGGCAAAAACAGCAATACTCGTTGCTTCAAACGACAGAATTGTTGGAGTTATTGGTATAGCAGATACGCTGAAAGAATCTGCTTTGGAGGCTATAGATGAACTCCACAAAATGGGCAAGAAAGTGGCAATGATAACCGGCGATAACAAAAGGACTGCCACGGTAATTGCTAAAAAACTTGGAATAGATTTTGTTCTTGCCGAAATTCTGCCTCATCAGAAAGCTGAGGAGGTTAAAAGATTGCAGGAAAGCGGGGAAATAGTTGCATTCGTTGGTGATGGTATAAACGATGCTCCTGCTTTGGCTCAGGCAGATCTCGGCATTGCCATTGGAAGTGGCACAGACATAGCTATTGAGAGCGGCGAAATTGTGCTGATGAGGGATGATTTGAGAGATGTGGTTGCAGCTATTCAGCTCAGCGAGAAGACACTGAACAAGATCAAACAGAACCTTTTCTGGGCGATGATATACAACTCCATGCTAATCCCAGCAGCGGCGGGTTTGCTGTATCCTATCTTTGGAGTGGTCTTCAGACCTGAATGGGCTGGAGCAGCGATGGCGATGAGCAGTGTCAGCGTTGTGACAAACTCCCTGCTGATGAAGAACTACATTCCGCCGGTCAGGAAGTTCAGGAAGTGA
- a CDS encoding ArsR/SmtB family transcription factor has product MGKSKKAPVCKDESIGEYIEVVASSLPPDERIIELSEFLEAFGDSSRIKILLTLSKRELCTCDISAITGLSVSAVSHQLRILRDKKLVKYRREGRNVYYSLDDEHVAAILDTALEHIEEGSGRK; this is encoded by the coding sequence ATGGGAAAGAGTAAAAAGGCACCTGTCTGTAAAGATGAAAGTATTGGGGAGTACATTGAGGTTGTTGCTTCAAGTTTACCACCTGATGAGCGCATAATTGAGCTTTCCGAATTCCTTGAAGCTTTTGGCGACTCCTCGCGCATTAAAATACTCTTAACTTTATCTAAACGCGAACTCTGCACCTGCGATATCTCTGCAATAACTGGCTTATCAGTTTCTGCTGTTTCACATCAGCTCAGAATTCTGAGAGACAAAAAACTGGTAAAGTACAGGCGGGAAGGCAGGAATGTCTACTACAGCTTAGATGATGAACACGTTGCTGCTATTCTGGACACAGCATTGGAACATATTGAAGAGGGAAGTGGAAGGAAATGA